A stretch of Persephonella sp. DNA encodes these proteins:
- a CDS encoding RHS repeat-associated core domain-containing protein — MKRFFPLLFVIFAIFFKFSYSTEFSGAYINYPDNIIKKIDILFEKGKFPEAEAIINKILTHPEEYTSDEVAFANLRKGLIYKYKWDFDNAIYHYKKAMEISSNTKIINDAKTHLASVYFYMGRIDDAEKLIQEVLKNTNDERQIKFCNYWLRYIKRIKEYEKNFGPVAFACGKGSLLAVVEKLNLPIVWEEIVELSVNNKGLSLAQLKNFLEKKGVHVRIVKASTKDLTKTKKPKIVLLKNKHYVVFLGRKGADIAYIDPAKGKRVLVENIKLFKEKFTGYALVFDNGKYSEVSQELANSLFGAYCWCCPPGELGGPEDNKNTEYDKTKCGTSMGLPAILTNTATLNLVISDVDFRYKHFGIDFTLKRTYNADSPHVSIFGKGWSWYYGTRLRKTPSGEIDWYTPTGRIVHFYYDQTNNTFIPEYGVTDELRKEGNQYVLYRKIDRIYWIFDEIGKLVEIRDRNGNYIKFEYEDDSIPFKPVRIIDSSGREISIEYNDQGLVSAISTFNGITISYEYDSKGHLIKNIDAYGTVIEYQYDDKGYLVGLKLPNGTYKFNYYTTWEGYALTAIELPNGKIKKYRTWRSDYNTRIDYPDGTWVSYWNIYPGWTEEIFNEKGRIALFGYNSDGLRSIFVDAKGNRTELSYDEKGNITKIQYPDGSYEEFSYNEYDFPTRFKDRNGNEYIFTYNSNGNLTSIQYPDGSQKQIIYNDKGLVEKVILPENRTVSIQYDDFGYPSEITLPSGRKWKFKYSNIGDLLEVTDPQGNKYEYSYDTLRRVTQIKDPEGNIYSFEYNHKNLVRYIDPLGKETTYTYNPLDLLVQVCKEGNCYSYEKNEIGRITGFIDYNGNKWKFLRDIAGYPAGLQDPLNNTIKKDYDNNFRLTSITLPNGEKITYEYDISGRLTKINYPDGSYKEFQYDFNGNIIKAENPDSSIEIEYDVLNRPIKLTEKTLNLSVSYKYSPGGFVESINYPGNFEVRYDYDKDGNVEQIKFKKGKIRYKYNKRGLLKKIKFKGIKIKYKYDKRGLVSKIKILGHRFGKIYIKYERDDMGRVIKQEHIGTIGNLNTIKPFIFRNAVYDSASQLTSLETDSGQENLEYDSLGNLILWESNSGRKELVYNYDNKLKAVKIGNKEIKFSYNPLDYRLKKETNNQVYEYFYGVDGNLLYERIFQIGNLKEERYYVYIPGKLDRPVAMVIKKGNRYKTYYYIHNHQGSVIAVADNKGKIVNFYDYWPDGNIRNIDEKIEQPFLYTGAYYDRETGLYYLRTRYYSPQLRRFIQRDPILFEGGINLYGYTGCDFVNYGDWWGLFGTESCQIYEDACKETGDFYPCRVASFFCPLFRKLGFWKVTDEWENCVRACLQIFYKIECEKNNGNITAIIMYTSEHGYCFLHCINTENPFDFFGSPLPDFDVKWRK; from the coding sequence ATGAAAAGGTTCTTTCCTTTACTATTTGTAATTTTTGCCATCTTTTTTAAATTTTCCTATTCAACAGAGTTTTCAGGAGCATACATAAACTATCCTGATAATATCATAAAGAAAATAGATATCCTGTTTGAAAAAGGGAAATTCCCAGAAGCAGAAGCCATAATAAATAAAATCCTGACACATCCGGAAGAATATACATCTGACGAGGTTGCTTTTGCTAATCTACGTAAAGGTTTAATTTACAAATACAAATGGGATTTTGATAATGCTATATACCATTACAAAAAAGCAATGGAAATCTCCAGCAACACAAAAATAATCAATGATGCTAAAACTCATCTTGCCAGTGTTTATTTCTATATGGGACGTATAGATGATGCTGAAAAATTAATTCAAGAAGTTCTAAAAAATACAAACGATGAAAGACAGATTAAATTTTGTAATTATTGGCTCAGATATATAAAAAGAATAAAAGAGTATGAAAAAAATTTTGGACCTGTAGCTTTTGCATGTGGAAAAGGTTCTTTACTGGCAGTAGTAGAAAAACTTAATTTACCTATAGTATGGGAAGAAATTGTTGAGCTATCTGTAAACAATAAAGGTCTTAGTCTTGCACAACTTAAAAACTTTCTTGAAAAGAAAGGAGTTCACGTAAGAATTGTAAAAGCTTCAACAAAAGATTTAACCAAAACTAAAAAGCCTAAAATTGTTCTACTGAAAAACAAACATTATGTCGTTTTCTTAGGAAGAAAAGGTGCTGACATAGCATACATAGACCCTGCAAAAGGGAAAAGAGTTTTAGTAGAAAATATAAAACTATTTAAAGAAAAATTTACCGGATATGCTTTAGTTTTTGATAATGGCAAATATAGTGAAGTTAGTCAGGAGCTTGCAAATAGCCTTTTTGGTGCTTACTGCTGGTGCTGTCCACCAGGAGAGCTTGGAGGTCCCGAAGACAATAAAAATACCGAGTATGACAAAACCAAATGTGGAACCTCTATGGGACTACCGGCTATTTTAACAAATACAGCAACTTTAAACCTGGTCATTTCAGACGTAGATTTTAGATACAAACATTTTGGAATAGATTTCACCCTTAAAAGAACTTATAATGCAGATTCTCCTCATGTTTCTATATTTGGTAAAGGATGGAGCTGGTATTATGGAACAAGGCTTAGGAAAACACCTTCAGGAGAAATTGACTGGTATACCCCAACAGGAAGAATAGTTCATTTTTATTATGACCAGACAAATAATACATTTATACCAGAATATGGAGTCACCGATGAACTCAGAAAAGAAGGAAATCAGTATGTCCTTTATAGAAAAATAGACAGAATATACTGGATTTTTGATGAAATTGGAAAATTAGTTGAAATTAGAGATAGAAATGGGAACTACATAAAATTTGAGTATGAAGATGATAGTATCCCATTTAAGCCTGTAAGAATTATAGACTCCTCTGGAAGAGAAATTTCAATAGAATACAATGACCAGGGATTAGTCAGTGCAATATCTACTTTTAATGGAATAACAATATCTTATGAGTATGATTCCAAAGGACATCTTATAAAAAATATAGACGCTTATGGAACGGTAATAGAATATCAATATGATGACAAAGGATATCTTGTTGGACTTAAACTTCCTAACGGGACTTATAAATTCAACTATTACACAACGTGGGAAGGTTATGCATTAACTGCAATAGAACTACCTAACGGAAAAATCAAAAAATATAGAACATGGAGAAGTGATTACAACACAAGAATAGATTATCCAGATGGAACATGGGTTTCTTACTGGAATATATATCCCGGTTGGACCGAAGAAATATTTAATGAAAAAGGAAGAATAGCCTTATTTGGCTATAATTCAGATGGACTGAGAAGTATATTTGTTGATGCAAAAGGAAACAGAACTGAGTTAAGCTATGATGAAAAAGGGAATATAACCAAAATACAATATCCAGATGGCAGTTATGAAGAATTTTCTTATAATGAATATGACTTTCCAACAAGGTTTAAAGACAGAAATGGCAATGAATACATATTTACTTATAATAGCAACGGTAATCTGACCTCAATACAATATCCGGATGGTTCTCAAAAACAGATTATCTATAACGATAAAGGTTTAGTAGAAAAAGTCATACTTCCTGAAAATAGAACTGTAAGCATACAATATGATGATTTCGGTTATCCTTCTGAAATTACACTTCCAAGCGGAAGAAAATGGAAGTTCAAATATAGTAATATTGGCGATTTATTAGAGGTAACAGACCCTCAAGGAAATAAATATGAATACAGCTACGATACCCTAAGGAGAGTTACCCAGATTAAAGACCCTGAAGGAAATATTTATTCTTTTGAATACAATCATAAAAACTTAGTCAGATATATTGACCCTTTAGGAAAGGAAACAACTTATACCTATAATCCATTAGATTTACTTGTGCAGGTTTGTAAGGAAGGCAATTGCTACTCTTACGAAAAAAATGAGATAGGAAGAATAACAGGTTTTATAGATTACAACGGAAATAAATGGAAATTTTTGAGAGATATAGCCGGTTATCCTGCAGGTCTACAAGACCCATTAAACAACACAATAAAAAAAGATTATGACAATAATTTCAGACTTACTTCTATAACGCTCCCTAATGGAGAAAAGATAACCTATGAGTATGACATTTCAGGCAGATTAACAAAAATCAACTATCCAGATGGTAGTTATAAAGAATTCCAGTATGATTTCAACGGAAATATAATAAAAGCCGAGAATCCAGACTCATCTATAGAAATAGAATATGACGTTCTAAACAGACCTATAAAACTGACAGAGAAAACATTAAACCTATCAGTTTCTTATAAATATTCACCTGGTGGATTTGTGGAATCTATAAATTATCCAGGGAACTTTGAAGTTAGGTATGATTATGATAAAGATGGCAATGTAGAACAGATAAAATTCAAAAAGGGGAAAATTAGATATAAATATAACAAAAGAGGTTTACTTAAAAAGATTAAATTCAAAGGAATTAAAATTAAGTATAAATATGATAAACGTGGATTAGTCAGTAAAATTAAAATTTTAGGACATAGGTTTGGAAAAATATACATAAAATACGAACGTGATGATATGGGAAGAGTTATAAAACAAGAACATATAGGAACTATTGGAAATCTTAATACTATAAAACCTTTTATTTTTAGAAATGCGGTATATGATTCTGCCTCTCAGCTTACAAGCTTAGAAACAGATTCAGGTCAGGAAAACTTGGAATATGATTCCCTGGGAAATCTTATTTTATGGGAAAGTAATTCTGGGAGGAAAGAACTTGTTTATAACTACGACAACAAACTGAAAGCTGTAAAAATCGGCAACAAAGAAATAAAATTTTCATACAACCCATTAGATTACAGATTAAAGAAGGAAACAAATAACCAGGTTTATGAGTATTTCTACGGAGTAGATGGGAATTTACTATATGAGAGAATATTCCAGATAGGAAATCTCAAAGAAGAAAGATATTATGTTTATATCCCTGGGAAACTGGATAGGCCTGTTGCAATGGTAATAAAGAAAGGGAACAGATACAAAACTTACTATTACATACATAATCATCAAGGTTCGGTGATAGCCGTTGCTGATAATAAAGGTAAAATTGTAAATTTCTATGACTACTGGCCAGATGGAAATATCAGAAATATAGATGAAAAAATAGAACAACCTTTCTTATATACTGGAGCATATTACGACAGAGAAACAGGCCTATACTACTTAAGAACCAGATATTATTCTCCACAGCTCAGAAGATTTATTCAGAGAGACCCCATACTCTTTGAAGGA
- a CDS encoding cob(I)yrinic acid a,c-diamide adenosyltransferase, giving the protein MIYIFTGNGKGKTTAAIGTGIRAVGAGFKVLMVQFMKVKELSSEYNVLSKLENFDIESFGRKGFYLPQEELEKNPELKEKGFKPFSKIDYQMANDGIEFVINAVINQTHDVIIMDELCVALNYKLIEENRVENFLKEYKNNFHFIITGRYCPDWLMEIADLITEMREIKHPFHKGIPAQKGLDY; this is encoded by the coding sequence ATGATTTATATATTTACAGGAAACGGAAAAGGTAAAACCACAGCGGCCATTGGAACAGGTATTAGAGCTGTTGGTGCAGGTTTCAAGGTTTTAATGGTTCAATTTATGAAAGTCAAAGAACTTTCATCAGAATACAATGTTTTGAGCAAACTGGAAAATTTTGATATAGAAAGCTTCGGTAGAAAGGGATTTTATCTTCCACAAGAAGAGCTGGAAAAAAATCCTGAGCTTAAAGAAAAAGGTTTTAAACCCTTTTCAAAAATTGATTACCAGATGGCAAATGATGGAATAGAATTTGTGATTAACGCAGTAATAAATCAAACCCATGATGTAATTATAATGGATGAACTCTGCGTGGCTTTAAACTACAAACTAATAGAAGAAAACAGAGTTGAAAACTTCCTGAAGGAATATAAAAATAATTTTCATTTTATAATTACCGGTAGATACTGCCCTGACTGGCTTATGGAAATAGCAGACCTGATAACAGAGATGAGAGAAATAAAACATCCTTTTCACAAAGGTATCCCCGCCCAAAAAGGCCTTGATTATTGA
- a CDS encoding adenosylcobalamin-dependent ribonucleoside-diphosphate reductase yields the protein MIKKIIKRDGRAVDFNPEKITNAIFKAMISVGKPDRELAEKLTQKVVQKLQKTLKKNQIPTVEQVQDVVEQILIEANLAKVAKAYILYRQKRAEIRKEKQKILNKDKLDEIDKRFDVNALRVLAARYLSRDREGNIIESPKQMFERVAINTAIPSILYDPQIFSLKRLPKKQKNENIDPEKLAGKLKIGQYSLNKYHIESLIRVYNRLNKNRHMKKPLFQIIKMIQDGKLDKYEEEIKEYFDIMTSKKFMPNTPVLVNFGNPLGMGMACFVLDIEDSIVSIMETLKRAALIFKAGGGCGYNFSKLRPKGDYISTTHGRSSGPIAFMTLYDKMTDVIKQGGVRRGANMGILNSDHPDVEEFITAKKGNKQLTNFNISVFLKEDFWEYYEKNKPYPLINPRDGKVWKYVNPRTLFDMIVYQGWESAEPGLLFDDNINKYNPLIKAFGRIYATNPCGEVVLYPNESCDLGSLNLWAFIKEEYHDGKRKVYFDWEDFKKSIRTATRLLDNVLDVNKYPFPEIEKMTLKNRKIGLGIMGLADMLFELEIPYNSEEGRKWMEKVMEYVNYYSKEESIERAKTRGKFSTYRKSFYPEGKMPIKGFEERESWNLDWDKLVKKIKKHGLRNAFTTVVAPTGSISMIAGTSSGIEPVFSLVYEKKVSLGTFYYVDPVFEKIMEKEGLYDDNLLKDVSANKGSIQQIKYIPDKWKRIFVTALDISAEDHVRALAAIQKWTDSSVSKTINFPEHATAENMRKAYLLAHSLGCKGLTVYRYKSIKGVYIPGEEEEKEEKPQSVKIEETKGNEEKIEKCPICGTPLIKSEGCKKCPVCGWSVCEL from the coding sequence ATGATTAAAAAAATAATCAAAAGGGACGGTAGAGCAGTAGATTTCAATCCTGAAAAAATCACAAACGCCATTTTCAAAGCAATGATTTCTGTAGGTAAACCGGACAGGGAACTTGCAGAAAAACTGACCCAGAAGGTTGTCCAAAAACTCCAGAAAACCCTAAAAAAGAACCAAATTCCAACAGTTGAACAAGTTCAAGATGTTGTTGAACAGATTTTAATTGAGGCAAATTTAGCTAAAGTAGCAAAAGCATATATACTCTACCGTCAAAAAAGGGCAGAAATCAGAAAAGAAAAACAGAAAATACTGAATAAAGATAAATTAGATGAGATAGATAAAAGATTTGATGTGAATGCCTTGAGAGTCCTTGCAGCACGGTATCTTTCCAGAGATAGAGAAGGTAATATTATAGAAAGCCCCAAACAGATGTTTGAAAGAGTAGCAATAAACACTGCGATACCATCGATACTTTACGACCCCCAAATTTTTTCTTTGAAAAGACTTCCCAAAAAACAAAAAAATGAAAATATTGACCCGGAAAAACTTGCAGGGAAGCTCAAAATCGGTCAATACAGCTTAAATAAATACCACATAGAATCACTTATAAGGGTTTATAACAGGCTTAACAAAAACAGACACATGAAAAAGCCTTTATTCCAGATTATAAAAATGATTCAGGATGGAAAACTTGATAAATACGAAGAAGAAATTAAGGAATACTTTGATATTATGACCAGCAAAAAATTCATGCCCAATACCCCTGTCCTTGTTAATTTTGGTAATCCACTTGGAATGGGAATGGCCTGTTTTGTTCTGGATATAGAAGATAGCATTGTATCTATTATGGAAACATTAAAAAGAGCTGCACTGATTTTTAAGGCAGGGGGAGGTTGCGGATACAATTTCTCCAAACTAAGACCAAAAGGGGATTATATCAGCACAACCCACGGAAGAAGTTCAGGGCCTATAGCCTTTATGACGTTATACGATAAAATGACAGATGTTATAAAACAGGGGGGAGTCCGGAGAGGAGCCAATATGGGCATCCTTAATTCTGACCATCCTGATGTTGAGGAGTTCATAACAGCAAAAAAAGGAAACAAGCAGCTAACCAATTTTAATATCTCTGTTTTTTTAAAAGAGGATTTCTGGGAGTATTACGAAAAAAACAAACCTTATCCACTTATAAATCCAAGGGATGGGAAAGTCTGGAAATATGTTAATCCCAGAACACTATTTGATATGATTGTTTATCAAGGATGGGAATCAGCTGAACCTGGCCTGTTATTTGATGACAATATCAACAAATACAACCCCCTCATAAAAGCATTTGGCAGAATATATGCAACAAATCCCTGTGGAGAAGTGGTTTTATATCCAAATGAAAGCTGTGATTTAGGTTCACTTAATCTATGGGCTTTTATAAAAGAAGAATACCACGACGGAAAAAGAAAGGTTTATTTTGACTGGGAGGACTTCAAAAAAAGCATAAGAACAGCCACAAGATTATTAGATAATGTCCTTGATGTGAATAAATACCCTTTTCCTGAAATTGAAAAAATGACTCTGAAAAACAGAAAAATTGGTCTTGGAATTATGGGTCTTGCAGATATGCTTTTTGAACTTGAAATTCCGTATAACAGCGAAGAAGGTAGAAAATGGATGGAAAAGGTGATGGAATACGTTAATTACTACTCTAAAGAGGAATCTATAGAAAGGGCAAAAACAAGGGGTAAATTCTCAACATACAGAAAAAGCTTTTACCCTGAAGGAAAAATGCCAATAAAAGGATTTGAGGAAAGAGAAAGCTGGAATTTGGACTGGGATAAACTGGTCAAAAAAATAAAAAAACACGGCCTTAGAAATGCATTTACAACAGTGGTTGCACCTACAGGCTCAATAAGCATGATAGCAGGAACATCTTCAGGAATAGAACCTGTTTTCAGTCTGGTATATGAGAAAAAGGTTAGTCTGGGAACATTTTATTATGTTGACCCTGTTTTTGAAAAAATAATGGAAAAGGAAGGCCTATATGATGACAATCTGCTAAAAGATGTTTCAGCTAATAAAGGAAGTATACAGCAAATAAAATATATACCGGACAAATGGAAAAGAATATTTGTTACCGCCCTTGATATCTCAGCAGAAGACCATGTCAGAGCCCTTGCTGCAATCCAGAAATGGACAGATTCCTCTGTATCAAAAACAATAAACTTCCCAGAACATGCAACAGCTGAAAATATGAGAAAAGCTTATTTACTTGCACACTCCCTTGGCTGCAAAGGATTAACCGTCTACAGATATAAATCAATAAAAGGTGTTTATATTCCCGGAGAAGAGGAGGAAAAGGAAGAAAAACCCCAATCTGTTAAAATAGAAGAAACCAAAGGAAATGAAGAAAAAATAGAAAAATGCCCTATATGTGGCACACCGCTAATCAAGTCTGAAGGATGTAAAAAATGTCCGGTATGTGGATGGAGTGTGTGTGAGCTATGA
- a CDS encoding NifB/NifX family molybdenum-iron cluster-binding protein produces MKIAMPVKPKGDDYVLSTAYGKAKFFLIYDTDIQEAKIIENKALNGKGIAQDLAAEHVDVVITNHIGGGAYNALVEKGIKAYFTKDKNQSYKKIIQDFLQNKLNEITPQNFYLIPQHHHH; encoded by the coding sequence ATGAAAATAGCAATGCCTGTAAAACCAAAAGGAGATGATTATGTCCTGTCAACTGCTTATGGAAAAGCAAAATTTTTCCTAATCTATGATACAGATATACAGGAAGCTAAAATAATTGAAAATAAAGCCTTAAACGGCAAAGGAATTGCACAGGATTTAGCTGCTGAGCATGTTGATGTGGTAATTACTAATCACATAGGTGGTGGAGCATATAATGCCCTTGTTGAAAAAGGGATAAAAGCCTATTTCACAAAAGATAAAAATCAAAGCTATAAAAAAATCATTCAAGACTTTCTCCAAAATAAACTAAATGAGATTACTCCCCAAAACTTTTATCTAATACCACAGCATCATCATCACTAA
- a CDS encoding replication-associated recombination protein A — protein sequence MSRTPPLSERLRPEKISEIIGQEEIIGEGKLLRQMIKSGNLKSMILWGPPGTGKTTLARVIAKETNCQFFELNAISSGVQDIRKVIEESKKNPLFSKGTILFIDEIHRFNKGQQEALLSAVEKGEIILIGATTENPSFSLVSPLLSRCHIFQLKPLSYEALENLIDRALKQDKILSKRDIKIPDKKLLINLSGGDARVLLNAIETAVNIIEKDPVIIDKNLIKQIFSRPNLLYDRNQDIHYSLISAFIKSIRGSDPDAAVYYLAKMLEGGEDPVFIARRLVILASEDIGNAEPYALTLATSCLTAVEKIGMPEAQIILSQTATYLASCPKSNAAYKAIKEAIKDVRQNPNIPVPLHLINPSTKLMKKFRYGKDYKYPHDYPENFVVQSYLPTELKNKQYYLPTENGREKKIKERLKNLWKGIKKYI from the coding sequence ATGAGTAGAACTCCACCACTAAGTGAAAGATTACGACCTGAGAAAATATCGGAAATAATAGGTCAGGAAGAAATCATCGGAGAAGGAAAACTCCTGAGACAAATGATAAAATCAGGAAATCTTAAATCTATGATTTTATGGGGCCCTCCCGGGACTGGAAAAACAACCCTTGCCAGAGTAATAGCAAAAGAGACAAACTGCCAATTCTTTGAACTTAATGCAATATCATCGGGAGTTCAGGATATAAGAAAAGTTATAGAAGAAAGCAAGAAAAATCCTCTGTTTTCAAAAGGAACAATCCTATTCATAGATGAAATACACAGATTTAATAAAGGACAGCAGGAAGCCTTATTATCTGCAGTAGAAAAAGGAGAAATTATTCTGATAGGTGCCACAACAGAAAATCCATCCTTTAGCCTTGTTTCTCCTCTACTCTCCAGATGTCATATATTCCAGCTTAAACCCCTTTCCTATGAAGCGCTGGAAAATCTAATAGACAGAGCTTTAAAACAGGATAAAATCCTATCTAAACGGGATATTAAAATTCCTGATAAAAAACTACTGATAAATCTATCCGGTGGAGATGCAAGGGTTTTGTTAAATGCTATAGAAACTGCAGTTAACATAATAGAAAAAGACCCTGTAATAATAGATAAAAACCTTATAAAACAAATTTTTTCCAGACCAAATTTACTTTACGACAGAAATCAGGATATTCATTACAGTCTGATATCTGCATTTATAAAAAGTATCAGAGGTTCAGACCCTGACGCAGCAGTATATTATCTGGCTAAAATGCTTGAAGGAGGAGAAGACCCTGTATTTATTGCAAGAAGGCTTGTTATTCTTGCAAGCGAGGATATAGGAAACGCAGAGCCCTATGCTCTTACCCTTGCAACAAGCTGTTTAACAGCAGTAGAAAAAATTGGAATGCCGGAAGCACAGATTATTCTATCCCAGACAGCTACATATCTTGCCAGCTGTCCAAAAAGCAACGCAGCATATAAAGCTATAAAAGAAGCTATAAAAGATGTTAGACAAAATCCGAATATTCCTGTTCCCCTTCATCTTATAAATCCTTCAACAAAACTAATGAAAAAGTTCAGATACGGAAAGGATTACAAATATCCCCATGACTATCCTGAAAATTTTGTGGTGCAAAGCTACCTTCCAACTGAACTAAAAAATAAGCAATATTATCTTCCAACTGAAAATGGTCGTGAAAAAAAGATTAAAGAAAGACTAAAAAATCTGTGGAAAGGAATTAAAAAATATATATAA
- a CDS encoding hemolysin family protein, protein MISYLIGILFFLMLEAFFSGSELALFSVDRNRLKYLAKNGDKRAKKVYEKLEKRFDEYVATCLIGTTLSIVTITAFFVSFLSSLSTFIPFLQHKEEVFAEGIIVITLLFGEILPKSVFQHYADKIIFYIVPALEFFRKLLYPFLIIAKIINKLVFFIFRLQPKKDKFLSREELLDVLRLEAEGIEELEKKIVANVLIFEERRLGEIVVPLSDVAAVPLGSKISDIIHIFKDTGFSRIPVYKKRIDQIVGVIRAYDLVKADVDDTVDKLVRPIRYLPEFTSLPNVLKGFKQFKDHMAVVVDERGATMGIITLEDVLEEIVGEIRDEFSKKEKKMIKRFIQDKIVVDGRIELKEVEMLINEKLPQGPYETVGGMIIYMLGRMPKRGESLTVGNTKFTVMSINIRRVQEVLIEKLEGKTENNGASDGT, encoded by the coding sequence ATGATAAGTTATCTTATAGGAATTTTGTTCTTTTTAATGCTGGAGGCTTTTTTCTCAGGTTCAGAGCTGGCATTATTCTCTGTTGATAGAAATAGACTAAAATACCTTGCAAAAAACGGGGATAAAAGGGCAAAAAAGGTTTATGAAAAATTAGAAAAAAGATTTGATGAATATGTTGCAACCTGTCTGATTGGAACAACCTTAAGTATTGTTACCATAACAGCATTTTTTGTTAGTTTCTTATCTTCCTTATCTACTTTTATACCATTTTTACAGCACAAGGAAGAAGTTTTCGCAGAAGGTATTATCGTAATAACCCTTTTATTCGGCGAAATTCTCCCTAAAAGTGTATTTCAACATTACGCTGATAAAATAATCTTTTATATTGTTCCTGCACTGGAATTTTTCAGGAAACTACTATATCCATTCCTGATAATTGCAAAAATAATTAACAAGCTGGTATTTTTCATATTCAGACTACAACCTAAAAAGGATAAATTCCTTTCCCGAGAAGAGCTACTTGATGTTCTCAGGCTTGAAGCAGAAGGAATAGAAGAATTAGAGAAAAAAATTGTTGCCAATGTTCTGATATTTGAAGAAAGAAGACTTGGAGAAATTGTCGTTCCTCTCTCAGACGTTGCAGCCGTTCCACTGGGTAGTAAAATCAGCGATATTATTCATATCTTTAAAGACACAGGCTTTTCCAGAATACCTGTTTATAAAAAAAGAATTGACCAGATTGTAGGGGTTATCAGGGCTTATGACCTTGTCAAAGCGGATGTGGATGATACTGTAGATAAGTTAGTCAGACCTATAAGATATCTTCCTGAGTTTACAAGCCTGCCAAATGTTTTAAAGGGATTTAAACAGTTTAAAGACCATATGGCAGTTGTTGTTGATGAAAGGGGAGCCACAATGGGAATTATTACCCTTGAGGATGTCCTTGAGGAAATAGTTGGAGAAATCAGAGATGAGTTTTCCAAAAAAGAAAAGAAAATGATAAAAAGATTTATACAGGACAAGATAGTTGTTGACGGCCGTATAGAACTGAAAGAAGTTGAAATGCTGATAAACGAAAAATTACCACAGGGACCTTATGAAACAGTAGGCGGAATGATTATATATATGCTTGGAAGAATGCCCAAAAGGGGGGAAAGCCTGACGGTAGGTAATACAAAATTTACAGTTATGAGTATTAATATTAGAAGGGTTCAAGAAGTTTTAATAGAAAAATTAGAGGGAAAAACTGAGAATAATGGAGCGAGCGACGGGACTTGA